The genomic window tcaagagaTATAGCATGCGTGAAGAATCTATTCTTCTTTCTTCAAGCCCATCTTGTAGAtttttccttcagattggtgggacatctgaaagaatagatctagatattggacccttgtccgcatgacaaatatcttgtacaagatgttcatcaagggacatagcatacttgaagaagatgttcttctttctgcaagcccatcttctagatcagtggttcttaacctttttactaccacgccccctctaggaACAGCTctttccctccacgccccccttgcatctatagacaaatttcactcccagatttaaaaagaaaatgaataaaaatggcttTTTAGTCAATTTACTAAGCATGAATTACATTAGTGAGATATTTGACACTGCTCTAAGCTACCAGATCTTGAATATATGGTTAGTGAGATATTTGACACTGATTCTTAGCTACCAGATCTTGAATACCTGGTCGAATGCTTGAGAGTGCACAACGTAAGTCCCCTTCAACGTTCAGGCGGTTTCTGTACTTGGTTTTGATAGCAACGAGCGTGGAAAATGCAGTTTCACATAGATATGTGGATCCAAACATTGTTAGAATCCAAAGAGCCTGATGTGAGATcagagggtaaataggaaggtaTTTGACCCAGAACATCTCCAAATCCATATCTTTGAAGTCTTCTTTAGCTGTAGAGTTGAACTTTAATTCTAGGAACTCTTCTTGGACTTCATCAGCAACATCAGCTACGTCACATTGAAATGAGTTCCTGATGAATTTCCAGGCTTCACGCTTGTCATCTATATCTGGGAAGTATCTGATGAATTCTGCTTTCAAGTCACTTAGATGAGTGATTATTTGTTGCTTTAAATCAGAGACGAGGTTACTGTCAGCGAGAGCAGAATCCAAGTTCCTAAAACTGGCTGCATTTCCCTGCTGAACCCGACATTTCCAGAGGTTGAGTTTGGCCATGAAGACTCGAATGGTGTCATGGTGCGTGATGATGTTGATGCTTTTCCCTTGTAGTTTAAGGT from Macrobrachium nipponense isolate FS-2020 chromosome 23, ASM1510439v2, whole genome shotgun sequence includes these protein-coding regions:
- the LOC135197977 gene encoding zinc finger BED domain-containing protein 5-like, whose protein sequence is MKPCFFTRTYDGYQKGTCLDGFMSYEKTDFHDNFHPEGFQITLAYLMDIFEALNALNLKLQGKSINIITHHDTIRVFMAKLNLWKCRVQQGNAASFRNLDSALADSNLVSDLKQQIITHLSDLKAEFIRYFPDIDDKREAWKFIRNSFQCDVADVADEVQEEFLELKFNSTAKEDFKDMDLEMFWVKYLPIYPLISHQALWILTMFGSTYLCETAFSTLVAIKTKYRNRLNVEGDLRCALSSIRPGIQDLVAKNQCQISH